The proteins below come from a single Zea mays cultivar B73 chromosome 8, Zm-B73-REFERENCE-NAM-5.0, whole genome shotgun sequence genomic window:
- the LOC109941580 gene encoding uncharacterized protein — MKLRHEVLKSDVEAALQVLNFAIYHKELTEMEEREQREMEMKQQAALPPAMEKFDVTPSPAPAAGQPRALPLRFYDLVFLAIPPVQRLFFYDRADLLDVSDFTLGELPRFRDSLAAALHHFYPLAGKLTCELVDEEAAAPPEGPRDQGAPGGGGGEIEGAGSVGWMEQPSREPASQGPPG, encoded by the coding sequence GTTCTGAAATCCGATGTTGAGGCTGCATTGCAAGTTCTAAATTTTGCAATATACCACAAGGAATTGACTGAGATGGAAGAGAGAGAACAGAGAGAAATGGAGATGAAACAGCAAGCTGCCCTCCCACCTGCCATGGAGAAGTTTGACGTCACGCCATCGCCGGCACCGGCGGCAGGGCAGCCACGAGCGCTGCCGCTCAGGTTCTACGACCTCGTTTTCTTGGCCATCCCGCCCGTACAACGCCTGTTCTTCTACGACAGGGCCGACCTGCTCGACGTCTCCGACTTCACGCTGGGCGAGCTGCCACGGTTCAGGGACTCCCTCGCCGCCGCGCTACACCACTTCTACCCGTTGGCGGGGAAGCTAACGTGCGAGCTGGTCGACGAggaggccgccgcgccgccggagGGACCGAGGGACCAGGGAGCgccgggaggaggaggaggagagatCGAGGGAGCAGGGAGCGTCGGGTGGATGGAGCAGCCGAGCAGGGAGCCAGCCAGCCAGGGACCACCGGGATGA